A section of the Phycisphaerales bacterium genome encodes:
- a CDS encoding phosphatidylglycerophosphatase A, with product MNTIKLLAVTAGGLGLMRPASGTWGSTLPVIVAFVLLLANANVWIVNGALIVLCLIACIACIIWGRWAEQRFNQKDPGAVVADEVAGQSLCLLALPYYQFDWTVTIIMLAAAFFLFRIFDILKLPPANQLQRLPEGWGILVDDLVAGVQAWIPMLIVFWLIATKTPLAG from the coding sequence TTGAACACAATCAAGTTACTTGCGGTAACTGCTGGTGGACTCGGTTTGATGCGCCCCGCGTCAGGCACATGGGGGTCCACACTTCCTGTCATAGTGGCATTTGTACTTCTACTTGCGAATGCAAACGTATGGATCGTCAATGGCGCACTGATCGTCTTATGTCTTATCGCATGCATTGCCTGCATCATCTGGGGGCGATGGGCCGAACAACGCTTCAATCAAAAAGATCCGGGAGCAGTCGTTGCAGATGAAGTTGCCGGACAGTCACTTTGCTTACTTGCCCTGCCCTACTACCAGTTCGATTGGACAGTCACCATCATCATGCTGGCCGCTGCTTTTTTCCTCTTCCGTATTTTCGACATCCTGAAGCTTCCTCCTGCGAACCAACTACAACGTTTACCAGAAGGTTGGGGCATCCTGGTCGATGATCTGGTCGCTGGCGTACAGGCATGGATACCAATGCTGATTGTCTTTTGGCTTATCGCAACCAAGACACCACTGGCTGGATGA
- the nuoK gene encoding NADH-quinone oxidoreductase subunit NuoK, with protein MMLMLAAETFGPLALNHFMLTSALLFVLGLVGFLVRRNLIVMFLCTELMLQAAAMAMIAFGRFHQNASGQVFVIFILTIAAAEAAIALALVVLLYRRKHTLNAEAWSEIKE; from the coding sequence ATGATGTTGATGCTTGCTGCAGAAACCTTTGGGCCTCTGGCACTCAATCACTTTATGTTGACAAGTGCTTTGCTCTTCGTCTTAGGACTGGTTGGCTTTCTGGTTCGGCGAAACTTGATTGTCATGTTTCTTTGCACCGAGCTCATGCTGCAGGCTGCTGCAATGGCCATGATTGCTTTTGGGCGTTTTCATCAAAACGCGTCGGGTCAGGTTTTTGTCATCTTCATTCTGACTATTGCGGCTGCTGAGGCAGCGATTGCACTTGCATTAGTCGTTTTGTTGTACCGAAGAAAACACACCCTTAATGCTGAAGCTTGGTCGGAGATCAAAGAGTGA
- a CDS encoding NADH-quinone oxidoreductase subunit J: MNPLLAYLACLVGSIALYLVIKPGNRSVRALGVLIGAAAVAFLLVELGSTLTGGETLKSSFFYYVGTAVAIGGAVRVITHPKPVFSALYFVLVVIATSELFLLMDAEFMAFALIIVYAGAILITYMFVLMLAQQSPDPEEEDTQAFYDRIPREPAAACLVGFIMIASLGSILFNGPAAFPEGPDSEVIRRQSYHTLEQLPQSLRASIQEVDPDFPVQNLLVISGSDHDYIRFRENGQAYVLANSPSGQLVSVDLNDDMLPSNTQDIGWALVHIFPVSLELAGIILLLAMFGAVVLSRRQIEIGEDELKAAAGDGSATSGGGSG, from the coding sequence ATGAATCCACTTCTTGCTTACCTTGCCTGCCTAGTCGGCAGCATCGCTCTCTACCTTGTTATCAAGCCAGGGAATCGTTCTGTGCGCGCCTTGGGCGTCTTGATTGGTGCCGCCGCCGTTGCATTTCTTTTGGTCGAGTTGGGAAGCACGCTTACTGGTGGAGAGACGCTCAAGAGTAGCTTCTTCTACTACGTAGGCACTGCAGTGGCAATTGGCGGAGCCGTCCGAGTTATTACGCATCCCAAGCCAGTTTTTTCGGCGTTGTATTTTGTCTTAGTTGTGATTGCAACGTCAGAGCTCTTTTTACTCATGGACGCTGAGTTCATGGCCTTTGCATTGATCATTGTCTATGCAGGTGCCATTTTGATTACATATATGTTTGTGCTCATGTTGGCACAGCAATCACCTGATCCGGAGGAAGAAGATACACAGGCTTTCTATGATCGCATACCAAGAGAGCCAGCAGCAGCTTGCCTTGTTGGTTTCATTATGATTGCTTCGCTTGGCAGCATTTTATTTAATGGTCCTGCCGCTTTTCCAGAAGGTCCTGATTCAGAAGTGATTCGAAGGCAGTCATACCATACGCTTGAGCAGTTGCCTCAGTCGCTTCGTGCTTCGATACAAGAAGTCGATCCGGATTTCCCCGTTCAAAATCTGTTAGTGATTTCTGGTTCGGATCACGACTATATTCGTTTTAGAGAAAATGGCCAAGCATATGTGCTCGCCAATTCCCCCAGCGGCCAGTTGGTTTCCGTTGATCTGAATGACGACATGCTGCCCAGCAATACACAAGATATTGGTTGGGCTTTAGTGCATATCTTCCCGGTGAGCCTCGAGCTTGCAGGGATCATTTTGCTTCTTGCCATGTTTGGTGCTGTCGTCCTTTCTCGTCGACAGATTGAAATTGGTGAAGATGAGCTCAAGGCTGCCGCTGGTGATGGATCTGCGACCTCAGGTGGGGGTAGCGGATGA
- the lysA gene encoding diaminopimelate decarboxylase, translating into MDDFRYRVDGEQGLLGCEDVCLDQLADDVGTPVYVYSQATLEGHFDRLAKAFTALDPLICFSVKSCSNTSVCRVLTQRGSGLDLVSGGELYRALKAGVDPSKCVYAGVGKRPDEIIAAIEAGVGWLNVESGQECALIGRLAEQVGRPCQAALRVNPDVQTDTHHHTATGHRGTKFGVQLDQVEQFFERYGSSEWCKLCGIHLHIGSPILEVEPYVTAVKKGLALMDRLQSLGYTIDMFDLGGGFGADYESGQAPEASVYAEAIVPLLESRVAQGLQVVLEPGRSIAANAGVLLLTVLYVKESDGQIFLICDGGMNVMLRPALYDAFHFVWPTRVHKSQIPPTRSQEVLVEGLSPVSVVGPICETGDIIAKNRALPKVKAGDRLAVFGSGAYGMSMASQYNSQPLPPEVLVVGKEATVIRRRETYADLVAMET; encoded by the coding sequence ATGGATGATTTTCGGTACAGGGTCGATGGTGAGCAGGGCTTGCTGGGGTGTGAGGATGTCTGTTTAGACCAGTTAGCGGATGATGTTGGCACGCCTGTATACGTGTATTCACAGGCAACACTTGAGGGTCATTTTGATCGATTGGCCAAAGCTTTCACGGCGTTAGATCCGCTGATTTGTTTTTCAGTCAAGAGCTGTTCAAACACATCTGTCTGCCGCGTTCTTACGCAACGCGGGAGTGGGCTTGATCTTGTGAGTGGCGGCGAACTTTATCGAGCCCTTAAGGCTGGTGTAGATCCATCAAAATGTGTCTATGCCGGTGTTGGCAAGAGGCCAGATGAGATCATTGCTGCAATAGAAGCGGGAGTAGGCTGGCTTAATGTTGAGTCAGGCCAAGAATGTGCATTGATTGGAAGACTTGCTGAGCAGGTTGGTAGGCCATGTCAGGCAGCATTGCGGGTCAATCCAGATGTTCAAACAGACACTCACCATCACACTGCAACTGGGCACCGCGGCACAAAGTTTGGTGTCCAGCTTGATCAGGTGGAACAGTTCTTTGAGAGGTATGGTTCTTCGGAATGGTGCAAGCTCTGTGGCATTCATTTACATATTGGGTCGCCGATTTTGGAAGTCGAGCCATATGTGACCGCAGTCAAAAAGGGCTTGGCTTTGATGGATCGTTTGCAATCGCTTGGTTATACCATCGACATGTTTGATCTCGGTGGAGGATTTGGCGCTGATTATGAGTCTGGCCAGGCGCCAGAAGCATCAGTGTATGCAGAAGCGATTGTGCCTTTGCTTGAATCGCGCGTTGCGCAAGGACTTCAGGTGGTATTGGAACCGGGTCGTTCCATTGCGGCCAATGCTGGTGTACTGCTTCTCACGGTGCTCTATGTGAAGGAATCTGATGGTCAGATTTTCTTGATCTGTGATGGTGGTATGAATGTGATGCTCCGCCCCGCGCTTTACGATGCATTCCATTTTGTGTGGCCAACACGAGTTCATAAATCTCAGATTCCGCCGACTCGTTCTCAAGAGGTCCTTGTAGAGGGTCTTTCTCCCGTAAGTGTTGTTGGGCCGATTTGTGAGACCGGTGACATCATTGCGAAGAATCGAGCCTTGCCAAAGGTAAAGGCAGGTGACAGACTGGCGGTGTTTGGATCTGGTGCTTATGGCATGTCGATGGCAAGCCAGTACAACTCACAACCGCTCCCTCCAGAGGTGCTGGTTGTGGGCAAAGAGGCCACTGTCATTCGCCGCCGTGAGACATATGCTGATTTGGTGGCAATGGAAACTTAG
- the nuoL gene encoding NADH-quinone oxidoreductase subunit L, protein MPFTNSDQTAQAQEMLKAIEQAVLQGDHLWWGGFILWLPLISLILCGVCWFLRVKSKLPALITVVCLGLSFAVTVALAICYNSDGEWVTIRLFEWFDLSWGDGESFIANFTLYVDSLTLLWMLFVTGIGTLIAIYASEYMEHDKGRGYSRFFAGISVFLFAMGALVMGDNLLMLYLGWEGVGFASYWLIGYFYQRPAAVAAAKKAFIVNRIGDLGLAIAIYLIWQNFGTVEYTVLWEHIATGQYLTESAGWSASVIPWLLMLAAFGKSAQLPLYVWLPDAMEGPTPVSALIHAATMVTAGIYLLARTYPLFTLGWVPGDPYPLTLSVVAWVGGLTALFAATIAMAQHDIKRIMAYSTVSQLGYMFLGLGVLTSYGAAFHVFTHAFFKAALFLTCGAIMHGFAGQLDLRKLSGLIHIKGWRITALAMLVGCLCLAGFPFTSGYISKDAILAEAFVTSGHGFETLGWIALVTALLTAYYTFRVWFRVCAGPVSYEPGDELHDNGGDASHFHPHAPRIAINSVLVVIAIGALVAVVPYAWGKFFGSNWVAAAVVDSSASEGVPQMLWNQADQSLYQAESHAIDEHPTLLGGDPHVVMYVLSGGIAILGIAIAFYFHLWRRQSADRLRSILRGNPITGWLPRCMEHKWYVDEFYDFVIRTPLWILGRICALFDRYIIDIAIVNGVASIPRLCGRVLQGLHNGVLQSYAVTMAGGAGLIIVVVIYLPDLVEVFQNWMGGTGS, encoded by the coding sequence ATGCCATTCACAAACTCAGATCAAACGGCTCAAGCTCAAGAGATGCTCAAGGCGATTGAGCAGGCAGTTTTGCAAGGAGATCATCTTTGGTGGGGTGGTTTCATCTTATGGCTGCCGCTGATTTCCTTGATTCTCTGTGGGGTGTGTTGGTTCCTTCGAGTTAAGAGTAAGTTGCCAGCGCTGATCACAGTGGTCTGCCTTGGCCTTTCTTTTGCAGTCACTGTTGCATTGGCTATTTGTTACAACTCAGATGGTGAGTGGGTAACCATTCGTCTCTTTGAGTGGTTCGATTTGAGCTGGGGCGATGGTGAGAGTTTTATTGCAAACTTCACGCTCTATGTAGATTCTCTAACCCTGTTGTGGATGCTCTTTGTTACTGGAATTGGCACGTTAATTGCCATTTATGCCAGTGAGTACATGGAGCATGATAAAGGGCGCGGGTACAGTCGTTTCTTTGCAGGAATTAGTGTCTTCCTGTTTGCCATGGGCGCTTTGGTCATGGGCGATAACCTGCTGATGCTCTATCTGGGGTGGGAGGGTGTCGGTTTCGCATCTTATTGGCTGATTGGATATTTCTATCAGCGACCTGCAGCAGTGGCAGCGGCAAAAAAGGCATTCATCGTTAACCGTATTGGTGATCTAGGCCTTGCTATTGCCATCTATCTCATCTGGCAAAACTTTGGCACAGTTGAATACACTGTTCTCTGGGAGCACATTGCAACCGGTCAGTATCTAACGGAATCGGCTGGCTGGTCTGCATCAGTCATTCCCTGGTTGTTGATGTTGGCAGCGTTTGGAAAATCGGCTCAATTGCCGCTTTACGTGTGGTTGCCAGACGCAATGGAAGGTCCCACGCCAGTCAGCGCATTAATTCACGCAGCCACCATGGTGACTGCCGGCATCTATCTACTGGCTCGCACATATCCACTGTTTACGTTGGGTTGGGTGCCCGGTGACCCATACCCACTGACGCTGTCTGTGGTCGCGTGGGTTGGTGGTTTGACGGCATTGTTTGCGGCAACGATTGCAATGGCTCAGCATGATATTAAGCGGATCATGGCCTATTCAACTGTTTCGCAATTGGGCTATATGTTCCTGGGACTTGGTGTTCTCACCAGTTATGGCGCCGCTTTTCATGTGTTTACACATGCATTTTTTAAGGCCGCGCTTTTCCTGACTTGTGGCGCGATCATGCATGGCTTTGCAGGGCAGCTTGATTTACGAAAACTCTCGGGATTGATTCATATCAAGGGATGGCGGATTACAGCTCTTGCGATGTTAGTTGGCTGCCTTTGCTTGGCTGGATTCCCATTTACCAGCGGTTACATTTCGAAAGATGCCATTCTTGCTGAAGCCTTCGTTACTTCTGGGCACGGGTTTGAGACCTTGGGATGGATTGCGTTGGTAACAGCATTGCTCACGGCTTACTACACGTTCCGGGTTTGGTTCCGGGTCTGTGCGGGTCCAGTTAGTTATGAACCAGGTGATGAGTTACATGATAATGGTGGTGATGCCTCTCATTTTCATCCTCACGCGCCTCGCATTGCGATCAATTCAGTGTTGGTTGTTATTGCCATTGGCGCCTTGGTTGCAGTGGTTCCATATGCATGGGGCAAGTTCTTCGGTAGTAACTGGGTGGCTGCTGCGGTCGTTGATTCCAGCGCCAGTGAGGGTGTGCCGCAGATGCTCTGGAACCAAGCAGATCAGAGTCTTTACCAAGCAGAATCACATGCCATTGACGAGCACCCAACACTGCTCGGCGGTGATCCACATGTTGTGATGTATGTGCTGTCAGGTGGAATTGCAATACTTGGGATTGCGATCGCCTTTTACTTCCATCTCTGGCGCCGGCAATCAGCTGATCGCCTTCGTAGTATCTTGCGAGGTAATCCCATTACGGGTTGGTTGCCCCGCTGTATGGAACACAAGTGGTATGTAGATGAGTTTTATGACTTTGTGATCCGTACGCCGCTCTGGATCCTGGGCCGTATCTGTGCGTTGTTTGATCGATACATCATCGATATTGCGATCGTCAATGGTGTTGCTTCAATACCACGGTTATGCGGTCGTGTATTGCAGGGCCTACATAATGGTGTACTTCAGTCCTACGCTGTCACCATGGCTGGAGGCGCGGGGCTGATTATTGTGGTTGTCATTTACTTGCCTGATCTTGTTGAGGTCTTCCAGAATTGGATGGGAGGCACCGGATCATGA
- a CDS encoding NADH-quinone oxidoreductase subunit N, with the protein MVEKLWLLIPEMILFGGVVVVMILGLSPRKYVRDRLAIVTSLFLVAALVVTALIYKTDSLVGIGSVMPWLGPYVKILVCAVGVLLALLSVGIIDRRYESRIAAGKERFDPMRANRGEFFAFFLLSLMGVMLVCSASDLIWLFLALELTSLPTYVMVAMSRGSRRAQEGAVKYFFLGAMSSAILLYGFALLYGATGTIVLTDMTSVLRNENGALDLASQPTLMLGMILAILGICFKIAAAPLHVYVVDVYDGAASSVAAFLAFVPKAAGMLALMLLVSLVGWDDMPQPVLTTLWMIAVLTMTVGNIGALLQRSVKRMLAYSSIAHSGYMLIGIIAGPAYFGLSAVLFYLLAYAVMNTGAFAVLASLQRNGEEIETVDELAGLRVRHPVMAAVMAICAGSLLGVPPLLGFWGKLYLFVAGISSGELLLVIIAGVNSAISAWYYLRLVALPILLQPTAQGETVGKASSPWPRLVGVVTAAAIVVLPIFAPQLYRVSEDASLVVEPRIDASRETAINKDEMIVIAQDGSSASD; encoded by the coding sequence ATGGTTGAAAAGCTATGGCTACTCATTCCTGAAATGATTCTCTTTGGTGGTGTTGTGGTGGTGATGATTCTCGGGCTAAGCCCGAGAAAATATGTGCGTGACAGACTGGCCATTGTCACCAGCCTGTTCTTAGTGGCGGCATTAGTTGTCACGGCACTCATCTATAAGACAGATTCACTGGTTGGTATTGGTTCGGTCATGCCATGGCTCGGGCCGTATGTCAAGATTTTGGTCTGTGCTGTTGGTGTTCTGTTGGCTCTTTTATCAGTCGGCATCATTGATAGACGTTACGAGTCTCGGATTGCTGCGGGCAAAGAACGTTTTGATCCCATGCGCGCAAACCGCGGAGAGTTCTTTGCCTTTTTCCTTCTTAGTTTGATGGGTGTCATGCTGGTTTGCAGTGCCAGCGATCTGATCTGGCTTTTTCTTGCCCTTGAGCTGACTTCGCTGCCAACCTATGTCATGGTGGCCATGAGCCGTGGCTCACGTCGAGCCCAAGAAGGGGCGGTCAAGTACTTTTTCCTTGGTGCCATGTCATCTGCAATCCTTCTCTATGGTTTCGCGCTGCTCTATGGCGCCACTGGCACAATCGTACTTACTGACATGACTTCGGTTCTTAGAAATGAAAATGGAGCACTTGATCTTGCCAGTCAGCCAACCTTAATGCTTGGCATGATTCTGGCAATTCTCGGCATCTGTTTCAAGATCGCGGCAGCGCCACTTCATGTTTATGTTGTAGATGTCTATGACGGCGCCGCGTCTTCAGTGGCAGCCTTCCTTGCTTTTGTTCCGAAAGCGGCAGGGATGCTCGCGCTGATGCTACTGGTGAGCTTGGTGGGTTGGGACGACATGCCGCAGCCCGTTCTGACTACTTTATGGATGATTGCCGTCTTAACAATGACAGTCGGCAATATCGGGGCGCTCTTGCAACGGTCAGTAAAGCGTATGCTCGCTTACTCATCTATTGCACACAGTGGATACATGCTCATAGGAATCATTGCAGGCCCGGCCTATTTTGGACTGAGCGCAGTACTGTTTTATCTTCTTGCATATGCTGTGATGAACACAGGTGCCTTTGCAGTATTGGCATCGTTACAGCGAAATGGAGAAGAGATAGAAACAGTTGATGAACTTGCAGGTTTGCGTGTACGTCATCCGGTGATGGCGGCAGTGATGGCAATCTGCGCGGGTTCTTTACTTGGTGTACCTCCATTGCTGGGATTTTGGGGCAAACTCTATCTCTTTGTTGCGGGTATCTCATCAGGCGAGCTGCTATTGGTGATTATTGCTGGTGTTAATAGTGCGATTAGTGCTTGGTACTACTTGCGACTTGTGGCGCTTCCAATTCTCCTGCAGCCAACAGCCCAGGGGGAGACTGTCGGAAAGGCTTCATCGCCATGGCCTCGACTGGTAGGCGTTGTGACAGCTGCAGCAATTGTTGTGTTACCGATCTTTGCGCCTCAACTCTATCGTGTGAGCGAAGACGCCTCTTTGGTTGTTGAGCCTCGTATTGATGCATCTCGAGAGACCGCTATCAACAAAGATGAAATGATCGTTATAGCTCAGGATGGAAGTTCAGCTTCTGACTAG
- the pheA gene encoding prephenate dehydratase, with product MIHDDGDSQYGCPLLPDLPSTMTTPPPHIDPPDSDAEPPSGAHKATRQENPSDELDELRSKIDQLDTSIIELLSERAQVVVNIGKQKQSDHVPIYAPHREHAVLKKVLANNPGPLSDRTIEAIYRELMSGSFSLEQPLRVAYLGPPGTFSHVAAVGHFGSSVSFIDHDDIDNVFKAVASGQCDYGLAPYENTIGGGITDTLDALQTHEVSIYAESMIEVVLCLLCNGAPDQIRQIASKPQAISQCRQWLAAHYSRVDRIETASTAAAVKAAAVDSSCAAVGSALAGDIYGVKSIFECIQDKVNNVTRFLILSREAARPSGEDKTTLMFVTAHKPGALVDVLGVFRDAGINLSHIDKRPSGRVNWEWTFFVDLEGHREDAKVAEAIKAAEVFCVSLRVLGSYPRAEYSLTK from the coding sequence GTGATTCACGATGATGGCGATTCGCAGTACGGCTGTCCCCTCTTACCTGACCTACCATCGACCATGACGACACCTCCACCACACATCGATCCACCAGATTCTGATGCTGAGCCTCCTTCAGGGGCTCACAAAGCAACGAGGCAGGAGAACCCCTCAGATGAGCTCGATGAACTCCGGTCCAAGATTGACCAGCTAGATACATCAATCATTGAGCTGTTGAGCGAGCGGGCCCAGGTTGTCGTTAACATTGGCAAGCAAAAGCAGTCAGATCATGTGCCAATTTATGCGCCTCATCGAGAGCATGCGGTTCTTAAGAAGGTCCTTGCGAATAACCCTGGTCCGTTATCTGATCGCACCATCGAAGCTATTTATCGCGAGTTGATGTCGGGCAGTTTTTCTTTAGAACAGCCATTGCGTGTGGCCTACCTTGGGCCACCAGGCACCTTCAGTCATGTTGCAGCTGTTGGCCACTTCGGATCGTCAGTTTCTTTTATCGATCATGATGACATTGATAATGTTTTCAAGGCAGTTGCTTCTGGTCAGTGTGATTATGGTCTTGCGCCATATGAAAACACAATTGGTGGAGGCATTACTGACACCCTTGATGCGCTACAGACACATGAGGTCTCAATTTATGCAGAATCTATGATTGAGGTGGTGTTGTGTTTGTTATGTAATGGTGCTCCAGATCAGATCCGCCAAATCGCTTCGAAACCTCAAGCCATATCACAGTGTCGTCAATGGCTGGCAGCACATTATTCTCGTGTTGATCGTATTGAAACAGCATCAACTGCGGCAGCGGTCAAAGCTGCGGCGGTCGACTCTAGCTGCGCTGCCGTCGGGTCAGCATTGGCAGGGGATATTTATGGTGTGAAGTCGATCTTTGAATGTATTCAGGACAAAGTGAATAACGTGACTCGCTTTCTTATTCTCAGTAGAGAAGCGGCGAGGCCGAGCGGTGAGGATAAAACCACGCTCATGTTCGTAACGGCCCATAAGCCCGGAGCACTGGTCGATGTACTGGGCGTCTTCCGAGATGCGGGTATCAACCTAAGTCATATTGACAAGCGGCCGAGTGGACGTGTTAACTGGGAATGGACCTTTTTTGTTGATTTAGAAGGGCATCGTGAAGATGCGAAGGTTGCAGAAGCGATCAAGGCTGCAGAAGTCTTCTGTGTATCACTGCGTGTCCTTGGATCTTACCCACGAGCCGAGTACAGCTTGACAAAATGA
- a CDS encoding NADH-quinone oxidoreductase subunit M, producing MNIAVPGLLMLIPLAGAIAILLAPAGKAKWVATAFSALVLGYNIVLAIIYPAWGTADYGFAAQFEWLTMLNITFSLGIDSVSMLLVLLTTLMSLLAIIGAFSDIKTRRREFYAWMLLLEAAMIGVFISRDLILFYICFEVTLIPMFFLIAIYGGKNRAAASVKFFIYTFTGSLLALAGLLYVAWSYASAHNGQWNFSIEALTTYTAVNMTALEQGWILAALLAGFAVKIPVFPVHTWLPLAHTEAPTAGSVILAAILLKLGTYGVYRFVLPMVPEGVVAWAPIIGIFALIGILYAALICWVQSDVKRLVAYSSVSHLGFCVLGLIALNPMGLDGAVLYMINHGLSTGALFLLVGMMYERYHTRDMGSIGGLARIMPVWSFFMVFFVLASVGLPGLNGFVSEFLCLIGTYAANLDAAVYPGVLGPWYAVIAVLGIVLAAMYLLIMVGKIVFGPLRTPTPQHDDSAGLSQDLNAREIGILVPLAALCIFIGVQPSLFTDAIAGSVESTLAMYPKIVKQQQIAKERSENPVVLINPLGIAAQFDQFELIQPGVQGREDQDG from the coding sequence ATGAATATTGCTGTACCCGGTTTACTCATGTTGATTCCACTTGCTGGTGCCATTGCCATATTGTTGGCGCCCGCAGGAAAAGCGAAGTGGGTGGCGACAGCCTTTAGCGCTCTGGTGCTGGGCTACAACATTGTCCTCGCCATTATCTATCCCGCTTGGGGTACGGCTGATTATGGGTTCGCTGCACAGTTTGAATGGTTGACGATGCTGAATATTACATTCAGCTTAGGGATAGATTCTGTCTCGATGTTATTGGTGCTGCTGACGACACTCATGTCGCTGTTGGCGATCATTGGCGCCTTCTCTGACATTAAGACGCGCCGGCGTGAGTTTTATGCCTGGATGTTGTTGCTTGAGGCAGCGATGATTGGCGTGTTTATCTCTCGCGATCTCATCTTGTTTTACATTTGCTTTGAAGTCACGCTCATTCCCATGTTCTTCCTCATTGCAATTTATGGAGGTAAGAATCGCGCGGCCGCGAGCGTTAAGTTCTTCATTTATACCTTTACAGGCTCGCTCTTGGCGTTGGCCGGTTTGCTTTATGTCGCTTGGTCCTATGCGTCTGCTCACAATGGACAATGGAACTTCTCAATTGAAGCGTTGACCACCTATACCGCAGTGAATATGACCGCTCTGGAGCAGGGCTGGATACTGGCAGCATTACTTGCGGGGTTTGCCGTCAAGATTCCAGTATTTCCGGTCCATACATGGCTGCCGCTGGCACATACGGAAGCACCGACAGCAGGCTCGGTCATCTTGGCCGCGATTTTGCTGAAACTGGGTACGTACGGCGTCTATCGTTTTGTGTTACCGATGGTGCCAGAAGGTGTCGTTGCCTGGGCGCCCATCATTGGCATTTTTGCCTTGATTGGAATTCTCTACGCGGCATTGATTTGTTGGGTGCAGTCAGATGTAAAGCGACTGGTCGCTTATTCATCGGTGAGTCACTTGGGATTTTGTGTGCTTGGTTTGATAGCGCTCAATCCAATGGGACTTGATGGTGCTGTTCTCTACATGATTAACCACGGCCTCTCAACAGGGGCGCTCTTCTTGTTAGTTGGAATGATGTACGAGCGGTATCACACACGAGATATGGGTTCAATTGGCGGTCTGGCTCGCATTATGCCGGTTTGGTCTTTCTTTATGGTCTTTTTCGTTCTTGCATCAGTCGGACTTCCCGGACTCAATGGCTTTGTAAGTGAGTTCCTTTGTCTCATTGGTACCTATGCAGCGAACCTAGATGCAGCAGTCTATCCCGGTGTACTTGGTCCTTGGTATGCCGTGATCGCTGTATTGGGCATTGTATTAGCAGCGATGTACTTGTTAATCATGGTTGGCAAGATTGTGTTTGGTCCGCTGAGAACACCGACGCCCCAGCATGACGATTCAGCAGGTTTGTCGCAGGATCTCAATGCACGCGAGATCGGTATCTTGGTTCCATTGGCTGCACTCTGTATTTTTATTGGTGTGCAGCCCAGTTTGTTTACAGATGCAATTGCTGGTTCGGTGGAGTCAACACTCGCTATGTATCCAAAAATCGTTAAGCAGCAACAAATTGCGAAAGAGCGATCGGAGAATCCGGTTGTCTTAATCAATCCGCTTGGCATCGCAGCCCAGTTCGATCAGTTTGAATTGATCCAGCCAGGGGTACAGGGAAGGGAGGACCAAGATGGTTGA
- a CDS encoding CDP-alcohol phosphatidyltransferase family protein, with protein MSQHASLESPAPGLRQHIPNSLTVLRLVLSAAFFATLNIFRYPDIGQFWGNIAIGMFVAAAITDALDGALARRWNVISTFGRIMDPFCDKILVLGAFVYLAGPRFLMPTMDAEGAFFSMATGVYPWMVVVIFARELLVTAIRGLVEGKGISFPSKVSGKAKMILQSITIPIVMIFAINCHPSDHSWALWFNNVLVWLTVIVTIWSGLPYITGLSPLLRQETPTEPQS; from the coding sequence ATGTCCCAGCATGCCAGCCTCGAATCTCCAGCTCCAGGACTGCGGCAGCATATTCCCAACAGCCTCACAGTACTCAGGCTCGTTCTGTCCGCTGCCTTTTTTGCCACCCTCAATATCTTTCGTTATCCGGATATCGGACAGTTCTGGGGCAACATTGCCATCGGCATGTTTGTGGCAGCTGCCATCACAGATGCGTTAGACGGCGCACTGGCACGAAGGTGGAATGTGATTTCAACCTTTGGTCGGATCATGGATCCGTTCTGTGACAAAATCCTGGTTCTGGGCGCATTTGTCTATTTGGCTGGCCCTCGCTTTCTGATGCCAACAATGGATGCCGAGGGCGCGTTCTTCTCAATGGCCACTGGTGTCTACCCTTGGATGGTGGTGGTTATCTTTGCCCGCGAATTACTCGTCACCGCTATTCGAGGACTTGTGGAAGGGAAAGGTATTAGTTTTCCCTCGAAAGTATCAGGCAAAGCAAAGATGATCCTTCAATCAATCACAATACCCATCGTGATGATCTTTGCGATTAACTGCCATCCCTCTGATCACTCCTGGGCGCTTTGGTTTAACAATGTACTCGTATGGCTGACAGTCATTGTGACAATCTGGTCCGGCCTGCCATATATTACGGGGCTCTCACCACTTCTCAGACAAGAGACTCCGACGGAGCCCCAGTCTTGA